The following proteins come from a genomic window of Pocillopora verrucosa isolate sample1 chromosome 6, ASM3666991v2, whole genome shotgun sequence:
- the LOC131793127 gene encoding uncharacterized protein, whose amino-acid sequence MEELTKEAEAKLQMLLYTNGKTRGIVEKGNLGAVARHRDNLQALVKEVDALKLKVEQTMFKAGKSAEDVGSWSSSIEEPIAEADEEVSRLEKWLVETNGEIEHRKHKDEEERKARAREEELKFEREQMEMKLEFERQLEETKAKQQPVEKVNQTEQRTTKLPKLQITKFNGTYEAWLPFWNKFQAEIDKASLASVTKFAYLKELVDPKVRAEIDGLPFTTEGYERAKNILIGEYGKTSEIVNAYVQNIANLPVITGTQPAPIHEFYKKLVYNVQSLETLGKLKDVTGNVRSVLDKLKGVKADLVRGQVDWQDWDFPQLIKALKSWKEINPIGNGADNAGKQGAKFRDREKTFHANETTPTQRGCVYCDATDHRAVNCDKFVTVGDRRKQLGLKQLCFNCTGSRHRASECKCRSGCQICSRRHHTSICDKHTSRDQLMTTTSAERKGVVYPMVTVEVNGVKCRALLDTGAGSSYASSTLLNCLHLRPIRQQFKRIEMMFGTSNKAIDIYGLQIRSVDGKFTLEAEVNKVDRKELLTLENPKCAEIVAQFSHLKGVTTNDNDEKAMLPVHLILGTNEYAKIKTGARPRVGRSGEPVAEYTKFGWTILSPGTELDLSNMLLTQTSAIDYEELCKLDVLGLKDNPSGDQETVYEEFKEQLTRSSEGWYETNLPWKGNHPPLPNNHTGSLKRLKNLVRKLEIQGELERYNDIIQTQLSQGIVEHADEVVKDGKEFYIPHKAVVRENAESTKIRIVYDASARANASVPSLNECLEIGPPLQNQLWNVLVRNRFYPVAIAGDLKQAFLQIRVRREDRDALRFHWIKDLASKQVETLRFTRVLFGLAPSPFLLAAVIKEHLQRYKMVNPELVEEIERSMYVDDLISGGETTEQALEIKMTATTIFGEATFKLHKWHSNDRELEVETATVDEESQSYAKQQLGTRKGESKLLGVPWDKEKDEIQVSFPISTAEPTKRGILGKVAKIYDPLGLASPVTLSGKMLYRDACDTKIAWDRPLPSDLQAKWKKWEQGLPEHVNAPRNVVKHSGKILSIDLHTFGDASGKGVAAAVYAVVEQPSGTNRGLVTAKSRLAKKGLTIPRLELVAGHMAANLVHNVKEVLKGFPVRSVYGWLDSTVALHWIRGNGEYKQFVGNRVRKIQEKEINWRHVPTEENPADVGSRGGDVSRLTALWWQGPSWLAKPQDWPPDLVTTSTQESKAEEAKQTRELFALAVEKTENNDAFDALLEKYELWRVLRVGAWIWRFLHNIRTVRKQRIVGPLTTEEIQKQTTFWIKRSQQQAKSSQKFEEDRLQLNVQGNQEGILECRGRIQGHYPIFLPDSSPFTRKLVHRSHVDTLHGGVALTMTKVRELYWVPRLRTLVKQVLRACSGCKRFQAMALATPPPGLLPTDRTEGSTPFEVIGVDFAGPIKYRIRAKTEGKAYLALYACSLTRGLFLEVLPNLATSEFLRSLKRLIARRGRPKKIYSDNGKTFVGAEKWLKQVMRDEKTQDYLAHENIKWQFNLSRAAWWGGQFERLIALVKTALNKTIGCGMLTWTELCEVVLDVEIALNNRPLCYVEDDIQLSVLTPNSLLFLRSNQLPELEPHHLREFDLRRRAKYLRRCKQALWTRWTTEYLRGLRERHRMKHKGQTTPLAKGEVVIIKDEERNRNKWKIGIVEDLIPGRDGIVRAAKLRAGKGTLERAVQHLYPLELSCDRENVQAPLQLNPLAPTFRPRRDAAVAARYRIQDANIDAD is encoded by the coding sequence ATGGAGGAACTAACCAAAGAAGCAGAGGCTAAATTGCAGATGTTGCTGTACACTAATGGAAAAACACGTGGCATTGTGGAAAAGGGAAACCTAGGAGCGGTCGCGCGACATCGCGACAACCTACAAGCATTAGTAAAAGAAGTAGACGCGCTTAAACTAAAGGTTGAACAGACCATGTTCAAGGCCGGGAAAAGTGCAGAAGACGTTGGAAGTTGGAGCAGTAGCATTGAAGAACCGATCGCCGAAGCTGACGAAGAAGTTTCGCGACTAGAAAAATGGCTCGTGGAGACGAATGGAGAGATCGAACATCGAAAGCACAAggacgaagaagaaaggaaagcccgTGCTCGTGAAGAGGAGCTTAAATTCGAAAGAGAGCAAATGgagatgaagctagaattcGAACGCCAACTGGAAGAGACCAAGGCAAAACAGCAACCTGTTGAGAAGGTTAATCAGACTGAACAAAGGACAACAAAGCTACCGAAACTAcagatcacaaagtttaatGGGACGTATGAAGCATGGCTGCCGTTCTGGAACAaatttcaagctgaaattgATAAAGCAAGCCTTGCGTCTGTGACCAAGTTTGCATACCTAAAAGAGCTGGTAGATCCAAAGGTTCGAGCGGAGATAGACGGACTGCCTTTCACAACAGAGGGCTACGAAAGGGCAAAGAATATCCTCATCGGCGAATATGGGAAAACGAGCGAGATCGTGAATGCGTACGTCCAGAACATCGCGAATTTGCCTGTCATTACAGGAACACAACCTGCGCCTATCCACGAATTTTACAAGAAGCTCGTGTACAATGTGCAATCTTTGGagacactgggcaaattgaaAGACGTCACTGGAAATGTAAGGAGTGTGCTCGACAAACTAAAGGGTGTAAAAGCAGATCTAGTGAGAGGACAAGTGGACTGGCAGGACTGGGACTTCCCACAGttgataaaagctttgaaaagttggAAGGAAATCAACCCCATTGGGAACGGCGCGGATAATGCGGGGAAGCAAGGTGCTAAATTCCGCGatcgcgagaaaacatttcacgCAAACGAAACTACGCCAACACAAAGAGGGTGCGTCTACTGTGACGCAACTGACCACAGAGCTGTGAATTGCGACAAGTTTGTGACAGTTGGAGACCGCAGGAAACAATTAGGACTgaaacagctttgttttaacTGCACAGGAAGTCGACACCGTGCTTCTGAGTGCAAATGCCGTTCTGGCTGCCAGATCTGCAGTCGAAGACATCATACATCGATCTGTGACAAACATACATCGCGAGACCAGCTGATGACCACAACGAGCGCAGAAAGGAAAGGAGTGGTGTATCCTATGGTAACAGTTGAAGTGAACGGTGTTAAATGCCGAGCATTGTTGGATACAGGAGCCGGAAGTTCCTACGCTTCATCAACGCTTCTGAACTGTTTACATTTGCGCCCTATCCGTCAACAATTCAAGCGCATTGAAATGATGTTTGGTACTTCAAACAAAGCGATAGACATCTATGGCCTACAAATTCGAAGCGTTGATGGTAAATTCACCTTGGAAGCCGAAGTAAACAAAGTCGACCGCAAAGAGttgttgacattggaaaaccCAAAATGCGCAGAAATCGTGGCTCAGTTTTCTCATTTGAAGGGCGTAACCACAAATGATAACGACGAGAAAGCGATGTTGCCTGTTCATCTGATCCTTGGAACAAACGAGTACGCTAAGATCAAAACAGGGGCAAGACCAAGAGTTGGGCGCTCGGGAGAACCAGTAGCAGAATACACGAAGTTCGGCTGGACGATCTTGTCACCTGGGACAGAGTTGGATCTCAGCAACATGTTGTTAACGCAGACCTCCGCAATTGATTACGAAGAATTGTGCAAGTTAGACGTCTTGGGGTTGAAGGACAATCCAAGTGGAGACCAGGAAACCGTTTACGAAGAATTCAAAGAGCAACTAACTAGGAGTTCAGAAGGCTGGTACGAGACGAACTTGCCCTGGAAAGGAAATCACCCCCCCCTACCGAACAATCACACTGGAAGTTTAAAACGTCTCAAAAATCTCGTGCGGAAGTTAGAGATACAAGGCGAGCTGGAGAGGTACAACGACATTATCCAGACTCAACTGAGCCAAGGGATCGTAGAACACGCTGACGAGGTGGTCAAGGACGGAAAAGAGTTCTACATTCCTCATAAAGCGGTCGTGCGCGAGAATGCAGAATCTACAAAGATACGCATTGTTTATGATGCTTCTGCAAGAGCTAATGCAAGTGTCCCCTCACTCAACGAGTGCCTCGAAATCGGCCCTCCACTACAAAACCAGCTTTGGAACGTGCTGGTACGAAATAGGTTCTATCCCGTGGCAATAGCTGGCGActtaaaacaagcatttttgCAAATTCGCGTCCGAAGAGAAGACCGAGATGCCTTACGCTTTCATTGGATAAAGGATCTGGCAAGCAAACAAGTAGAAACCTTGCGATTCACTCGAGTACTCTTTGGTTTGGCACCGTCTCCATTCCTCTTGGCCGCAGTTATCAAAGAACATCTACAGCGATACAAAATGGTGAACCCGGAATTAGTAGAGGAGATAGAGCGCAGTATGTACGTGGATGATTTAATCAGTGGTGGGGAGACAACAGAACAAGCGTTAGAAATCAAGATGACAGCCACGACCATCTTTGGTGAGGCGACTTTCAAGCTGCACAAGTGGCATTCCAACGATCGGGAACTAGAAGTTGAAACTGCGACTGTAGATGAAGAAAGTCAGAGTtacgccaaacaacaactgggAACCAGAAAGGGCGAATCAAAACTGCTAGGAGtcccctgggacaaagaaaaggacGAAATTCAAGTCAGCTTCCCGATTTCAACCGCTGAGCCGACAAAAAGAGGTATTCTTGGAAAAGTCGCAAAAATCTACGATCCACTCGGTCTGGCTTCACCCGTGACCCTCTCCGGAAAAATGCTCTACAGAGACGCCTGCGACACGAAGATCGCGTGGGATAGGCCCCTACCAAGTGACTTACAAGCCAAATGGAAGAAATGGGAGCAAGGACTTCCAGAGCACGTGAACGCGCCAAGAAATGTCGTCAAGCATTCAGGGAAGATATTATCAATCGACTTACACACATTCGGGGACGCAAGCGGGAAAGGAGTTGCAGCCGCGGTTTATGCAGTGGTGGAGCAACCATCAGGCACGAATCGAGGCCTCGTGACGGCGAAGTCGCGGCTCGCGAAGAAAGGACTCACGATTCCCCGATTAGAACTAGTGGCTGGACATATGGCTGCGAACCTAGTACACAATGTGAAAGAAGTCCTGAAGGGTTTTCCCGTAAGAAGTGTCTATGGTTGGCTGGATAGCACAGTCGCACTGCATTGGATCCGTGGTAATGGCGAATACAAACAGTTCGTGGGAAATCGAGTGAGGAAGatccaagaaaaagaaataaactggaGGCATGTACCAACAGAGGAGAATCCTGCGGACGTGGGGAGTCGGGGAGGAGATGTGAGTAGATTGACAGCTCTTTGGTGGCAGGGGCCAAGCTGGTTAGCAAAACCACAGGACTGGCCGCCAGACCTTGTAACGACATCTACTCAAgaatcaaaagcggaagaagCGAAACAAACTCGCGAGTTGTTTGCTCTAGCAgtagagaaaacagagaacaacGACGCCTTCGATGCACTGCTGGAGAAGTACGAGCTGTGGCGTGTGTTGCGAGTGGGTGCTTGGATCTGGAGATTCCTCCACAACATAAGAACCGTCCGTAAACAGAGAATCGTTGGTCCCCTTACCACTgaagaaatacagaaacagACAACGTTCTGGATCAAGCGATCTCAACAACAAGCAAAGTCGAGCCAGAAATTTGAAGAAGACCGTTTACAGTTGAATGTGCAAGGAAACCAAGAGGGAATATTAGAGTGTAGGGGAAGAATTCAAGGCCATTACCCCATCTTTCTGCCAGACTCCTCGCCCTTCACTCGCAAGTTAGTTCACCGATCACATGTCGACACACTGCACGGAGGAGTGGCCCTTACCATGACCAAAGTACGAGAGCTATACTGGGTACCGCGTTTAAGGACACTCGTAAAACAAGTTCTCAGAGCGTGTTCAGGCTGCAAGCGTTTTCAGGCCATGGCGCTGGCAACGCCGCCTCCCGGACTTCTACCCACTGACCGCACAGAGGGGAGCACCCCATTTGAGGTTATCGGAGTCGATTTTGCAGGGCCCATCAAGTACCGTATCAGAGccaaaacagaaggaaaggcCTATCTTGCATTGTACGCGTGCAGTCTTACCCGAGGATTATTCCTGGAAGTACTACCAAACCTGGCAACCAGTGAATTCCTAAGAAGTCTAAAACGGCTCATCGCGCGCCGTGGGCGTCCGAAGAAGATATATTCCGACAATGGCAAAACCTTTGTTGGCGCCGAGAAGTGGCTCAAACAAGTTATGCGTGACGAGAAGACACAAGATTACTTAGCACATGAGAACATCAAGTGGCAATTCAACCTCAGCCGCGCCGCTTGGTGGGGAGGACAGTTCGAGCGCCTCATCGCACTggtaaaaacagctttaaacaagaCTATCGGATGCGGAATGTTGACCTGGACAGAGCTGTGTGAAGTGGTACTGGATGTGGAGATTGCTTTGAATAATCGCCCTTTATGTTACGTCGAAGACGACATACAGTTATCCGTGCTTACCCCTAACTCACTGCTATTTCTTCGATCAAACCAGCTACCAGAACTGGAACCACACCATCTAAGAGAATTTGATCTGCGTAGAAGAGCTAAATATTTGCGAAGGTGCAAGCAGGCTTTGTGGACCAGGTGGACTACCGAATATTTACGAGGGTTGAGAGAACGACACCGGATGAAACACAAGGGTCAAACCACGCCCTTGGCCAAAGGAGAGGTAGTCATCATCAAGGACGAGGAACGAAAtcgcaataaatggaaaattggaatcGTGGAAGATTTGATTCCGGGACGAGACGGAATCGTTCGAGCTGCCAAACTTCGAGCGGGGAAAGGAACACTTGAACGGGCGGTACAACACCTTTACCCACTGGAGCTGTCCTGCGATCGGGAGAATGTACAGGC
- the LOC131793288 gene encoding 5-hydroxytryptamine receptor 2C-like: MEPDIVETAKNNFSTDRSVFFCSQYEFFTWDLENTTFPWIIVGSIILLSPVTILMNLLVIVTVAKRRDLQKLSNILLRSLALVDLLVGAVSMPLSATVDVLILRQMPVEYICDLDLANITVFYFLSILSLYHLTVIAWERNVAIRKGLQYRVLVSKSLLVKLSIFAWLVAVFSDLPATILTITEEDVEIIDMWMTIECTLMVICVIIIAYYNILVYLGVRKRKKNQIVPLTANQKMESKTAKICGLLTFVIFSSFLPKLLISIFSEIFPAPLQSNSVFRLTETLVQLNSLLTPLIYWYRDRRFRNAVLEILRLRKPQPIHPPVAARIACRGNPVGTVAEQHD, encoded by the coding sequence ATGGAACCAGACATTGTagaaacagcaaaaaacaatttctccacTGATAGGTCAGTGTTCTTTTGCTCGCaatatgaattttttacttGGGACTTAGAAAATACTACCTTCCCTTGGATCATTGTGGGAAGCATAATACTTCTCTCTCCcgttacaattcttatgaaTCTGTTAGTAATCGTAACGGTTGCAAAACGGAGAGACCTGCAAAAATTGTCCAATATTCTGCTCAGGAGCCTCGCCCTTGTAGATCTTCTCGTCGGCGCTGTATCGATGCCGTTATCTGCGACGGTGGACGTGCTAATTCTCCGCCAGATGCCTGTCGAATATATTTGTGATTTAGACTTGGCTAATATcactgttttttatttcctttccatATTGTCTCTGTATCATTTGACCGTCATTGCATGGGAGAGAAACGTAGCGATACGGAAAGGTCTTCAATATCGGGTACTCGTTTCAAAGAGCCTTCTCGTAAAACTCTCGATATTTGCTTGGCTGGTAGCCGTGTTTTCAGACCTTCCCGCTACTATTCTGACAATAACGGAAGAAGATGTGGAGATCATCGACATGTGGATGACCATCGAATGTACTTTGATGGTAATTTGTGTGATAATCATTGCCTACTATAACATCTTGGTGTATCTTGGAGTACGAAAGCGTAAGAAAAACCAGATTGTACCACTCACTGCAAACCAGAAAATGGAATCGAAGACAGCCAAGATATGTGGACTGCTCACGTTTGTTATCTTTTCATCCTTCCTTCCAAAACTGTTGATCtccattttttcagaaatattccCGGCCCCACTACAGTCGAACTCAGTTTTCCGTCTGACAGAGACGCTAGTGCAATTGAATTCCTTGCTGACTCCCTTAATTTACTGGTATCGAGATCGCCGTTTTAGGAATGCTGTTCTAGAGATACTACGACTCAGGAAACCTCAACCCATCCACCCGCCCGTTGCTGCGAGAATTGCCTGTCGAGGTAACCCAGTTGGAACGGTAGCTGAGCAGCATGATTGA
- the LOC131793278 gene encoding trace amine-associated receptor 13c-like, with protein MEPDTGETANNNFSTDRSVFFCSQYEFFTWDLENTTFPWIIVGSIILLSPVTILMNLLVIVTVVKRRDLQKLSNILLRSLALVDLLVGAVSMPLSATVDVLILRQMPVEHTCDLDLANITVLYFLSVLSLYHLTAIAWERNVAIRKGLQYQVLVSKSLLIKLSIFAWLVAAFTDLPATILTVTVEDMEIIDMWMTIECTLMVICVIIIAYYNILVYLGVRKHKKNQIVPLTANQKMESKTAKICGLLTLVIFSSFLPKLLISIFSEIFPAPLQSNSAFRLTETLVQSNSLLTPLIYWYRDRRFRNAVLKILRLRKP; from the coding sequence ATGGAACCAGACACTGGAGAAACAGCAAACAACAATTTCTCCACTGATAGGTCAGTGTTCTTTTGCTCGCaatatgaattttttacttGGGACTTAGAAAATACTACCTTCCCTTGGATCATTGTGGGAAGCATAATACTTCTCTCTCCcgttacaattcttatgaaTCTGTTAGTGATCGTAACGGTTGTAAAACGGAGAGACCTGCAAAAATTGTCCAATATTCTTCTCAGGAGCCTCGCCCTTGTAGATCTTCTCGTCGGCGCTGTATCGATGCCGTTATCTGCAACGGTGGACGTGCTAATTCTCCGCCAGATGCCCGTTGAACATACTTGTGATTTAGACCTGGCTAATATCACtgttctttatttcctttccgTGTTGTCTCTGTATCATTTGACTGCCATTGCATGGGAGAGAAACGTAGCGATACGGAAAGGTCTTCAATATCAGGTACTCGTTTCAAAGAGCCTTCTCATAAAACTCTCGATATTTGCTTGGCTGGTAGCCGCGTTTACTGACCTTCCCGCTACTATTCTGACAGTAACGGTGGAAGATATGGAGATCATCGACATGTGGATGACCATCGAATGTACTTTGATGGTAATTTGTGTGATAATCATTGCCTACTATAACATCTTGGTGTATCTTGGAGTACGAAAGCATAAGAAAAACCAGATTGTACCACTCACTGCAAATCAGAAAATGGAATCGAAGACGGCCAAGATATGTGGACTGCTCACGCTTGTTATCTTTTCATCCTTCCTTCCAAAACTGTTGATCtccattttttcagaaatattccCGGCCCCACTACAGTCGAACTCAGCTTTCCGTCTGACAGAGACGCTAGTGCAATCGAATTCCTTGCTGACTCCCTTAATTTACTGGTATCGAGACCGCCGTTTTAGGAATGCTGTTCTAAAGATACTACGACTCAGGAAACCTTAA